GATTATCTTATAGCCCGGTTCCATAGTGATGCCCTCTGAAGCCTTCTGAACTTTGTTCATTGCGGTTCCTATAGGCACGCCGTCGAGATTTGCGGTTATGACCACCTCGCGGGTCAGCGCCTGACGGTTGATCTCAGATGGCGAGTTGCTCACATCATATGATGCGATGTTCGACAGCGGCATGAGAGCAAAAGGCCTGTTTCCCCTCTGCACGGCAAACCTCAGGTTCTGCACCTGAGTAGGGTCCTGGCGCAGATGTTCAGGCAGCCGCACCATCACATCCACTGAATCGCCGTCTTCGTCTTCATAGGTTGTCACAGCCTCACCGCCTACAAGCGCGCTTACGGTGCGGACGATGCGGTCGGTCATGATGCCTGCGTTGACAGCCTTTTCCCTGTCCACCGTGAGCCGGTATTCAGGGATGTCGCTCTCAAGCGTGGCTTCAATGTCAACGATGCCTGGGATGCCGTACATCTTATCCTTCAGTTTGGCTGAATACTTTTTTAATAATGCGATATCTTCGCCCCTCACATTCACAACGAGAGGCTTGATGCTGCTTCCGACTCCGCCTGCCTCTTCAATTGATATCTTGATACCCGGAATGCGCTGAAGCCTGTCGCGCACATCCTGCTGGATAGCATTCTGCTTCCTCTTCCGCTCTGAGCGTTCCTTGAGCTTTATGTAGACAACTCCGCTCTGTACAGTTCCGCTGTCGCCTGCGCCTATAGTTGAGTATGTGTGATCAACCTCCGGGATATCTTTGAGAGATGTAAGCATTGCGTTGAGCCGTCCCCGGCTTTCTTCAAGCGATGCGTCAGGCGCTGTCTTGAAACTTATCTGGAATTCACCCTTGTCAAAATTTGTCATGAATGATGATTCGAGCATGCCGAATATCATGATCCCGCTGACAAATGCGGCAAATGCAGAGATCAAAACCGTCTTTCTATGATCAAGCGCCCAGGCGATGAGATGGCGGTAGCGGTCAGCCATACTTTCAAAAAAATCATTGAAGCGGTCAAGAATTCGTGAGATGAAACCGCGCCTTCCTTCCCTGTGTATCGACGGGTCATACCAGCGCGAAGAGAGCATCGGGTCAAGCGTGAAGGATACAAGCAGAGATACAGAGACAGCAAATGCAACAGTGATGCCGAACGAGAAGAAGAAGCGGCCTACGATGCCCTTCATGAAGGCCACCGGCACGAATACCGCAAGGATGGACAAGGTTGTGGCAAAGACAGCGAGCCCGATCTCGTTCGTACCGTTGCGCGCTGCTGTAAAGTGGTCTTCGCCGCGTTCAAGATGGCGCACGATATTCTCCCGCACAACTATTGCGTCATCTATAAGCAGGCCTATCGCAAGCGAGAGCGCCATGAGCGTCATTATATTCAGAGTCATGCCGAGGGCGTTCATTATGATGAATGATGATATGACTGATATCGGCAGTGTGAGGCCTGTGATGACTGTGGAGCGCCATGAGTTGATGAAGCAGAAGACTATCAGTATAGTGAGAAGGCCGCCGATCACCATCGTCTCCTGCACGTCCTTGAGAGAATCGCGCGTCATTGTCGAAGCGTCTCTGACTACATCCAGTGTTACGCCCGAAGGAAGTTCCGGCTGGAGCTGGGCAACGCGCTTTATTATCGCATCAACAACCTCCACCATATTCGCGCCTGACTGTTTCTGGATATCAAGCGCAACTGCCGGGATACCGTTCACAAGCGCAAGAGAGCGCTCCTCTTCAATGCCGTCCACAACCTCTGCTACCTCTCCAAGCCTTATAGGCCTGCCATCGCGCTCAGCTATGACCATAGAGCGGAACTGATCCACGCTGTCAGGTTTTCCCGCTATCCTGAGCGGGTACTCTGTGTTGCCCCGGTGCAGCCTTCCAAGAGGTGTGTTCACATTCTCAGACCTCAATCCGTTTATCACAGTATCTACCCCTATGCCGAGGGACTCGATACGGCCCGGGTCTATGACTACATTGACCTCTCTCTTTGCTGAACCGACCAGATATACCTTTCCCACTCCGGAAACCGTCTCAAGCCGGCGCTTTATCTTCTTTTCTACAAGAAGGGTGAGGTCGCGGTTTGAGAGGGAAGAGGATCGCACTGCAAGCGATATGACAGGCAATGCGTTGAAATCGAGCTTCTGTATGATAGGGTCTTCGATGCCCTGCGGCAGTTCGCCTCTGACAGCGTTTATCTTCGCCCGTGCCTCCTGAGCGACCTCATTTATCTTCTCTTCAAGCCGGAACTCAACAACAACGGTTGATACGCCCTCGCGTGAATATGAGATGACGCGCTTTACCCCTGCGATAGGGTTCACGGCCTCCTCGATCTTTTTGGTCAGTTCCCTTTCAACACTTTCAGGAGAAGCGCCCGGGAACTTTGTGATTATGGAAACAACAGGTATCTCGACATTCGGATACATCTCCACAGAAAGCTGGCGGTACGAGAATATACCCAATACGACAAGGGTCAGCATTATGACCGCTGCAAAGATAGGCCTCTTTATGGAAAGGTCGGAAATGAGCATCTCTTACTTTTCCTGTCCGCCTGAGATGGTCACTTTGTCATTGTCCTTCAGATTAAAACCGCCGCGCACAACCAGCATCTCCCCTGAATTCAGCCCTGAGATGATCTCCACCTGATCTCCGGAGATAACGCCGATCGCTATCTCTCTGTAATGCGCAATGTCATTTTCAATTACATATGCGCCTGCCTTTTTTCCGGCAACATTAAGGCCTGTGAGAGCTGAGCGCGGAACCTGTATGACAGACCTCATGACCCCTGTCTGGATGGTCCCTTTAGCAAAAAGCCCTGTTTTTAATTCTCCGGATGAATTGATAACTTCAGCAGTCACTTTTATTGATCTGTCAGCTTCGTCCACTGAAGGGTTTATGTGCATTATCTTGCCTGAAAAGATTCTGCCTGGAAGCGCGTCAACAGTGAAGGTCAGAGGGTCGCCGGCCTTAATGGCAGCCATATTTACTGACGGGACAGTTACGGTAAGTTTGAGGATGCTGTTATCTACGATCTTAAAGAGCGGCTTTGCTGCTCCTGTGTCGCTGGTAAGATCGCCCACATTCACATCACGCAGTGAGACGACCCCGTTCATGGGAGAAAGTATCAGCCCTTTGGCAAGCCGCGCCTGAAGCGAGTGCATTTCTCCTTCTGCCGCGCTGACCTGGGCACGTGCTGCTTCAACACCTGCGTTAGCCGCCTCTGCCTCAGATACGGCATCCTCATAATTCTGCTGCGTGGCAAGGCCGAATTCTTTGAGCTTCTGCACGCGTGTCTTTTCACGCTCTGCGCGCTGGGCTGCGACCTGTGCCTGAAGGTATCCTGCCTTTGCAGATTCAACTGAAGCCTCTGCCCTCTTCACAAGCGCATCGGTCTCGCTCAGGTCTATCCGTGCGAGGGGTTCATTCTTTCTTACTTTCACCCATTCAGTAACATAAACATCACTTATGAGCCCCGGTATCTGGGACTTAACAACTGCCTCGTATTTTGGCGTCAAAGAGCCGACCACATCGATCCGTTCGGTCAGTTCTGAAGCTGCAACCGTAATGGTCTCTACAGCTATCGCAGGGCGATTATCCTTATCCGTATTTTTATTTTCAGTATTTTTTGAAGAACAGCCTGATGACGAGATAAAAGAAAGTAAAATAATAAATAACAGTATCTTCCTGTTCAATGGAGGCCACCTTTGTACTTTTATGGTTTTTATTTATGTGCTTCTGTTCTATTTCAGAATTAAAATCTATTTACAGTCCCCTATACGGCGGCCTTTCATCTTCTGCGTAACATTCATGCCGTCCATTGCCATTTTTGTTTCCCCGTCAAATGTGTCGCCTTTATACGTGATCCTGCCGGTGCTTTTTACAGGCTTCCCGTCGCTCATACAATGCACTTCCCAGGTAATAGTATCACCTTTTACATCGGTCTTCTCTATCTTGCAGTCCTTGGCATTCGGGTCTTTGTCCTGAGGTACACTGTCTTTGATAGTAAGGCACTGAGTATGTTTCATCGCAGGCATTTCCATAGGCATTCCGGGCATCTCCATCTTGGTTGTTATCTCCCACATGCCTTCATTCATATCCATTGCTGATACAGGCTGAAAAAACAAGAGTGCTGAGAAAGCAGTTATGACCGTTATTATTCTGTAATACATGATCTCCTCCCCTGATAATTTAATAACAGATTTATGCAGATATTATTATACAATTAAGCATGGTTTGTTTGGACAACTATCTTCTTAATTCTGATATAATTTGGAGAGTCTTTAACTAAGGAGGTCTGATGATTTCCAATTTTAGAAAAATATGTTCAATAGCTGTGATAACCGCTTTTCTTCTAATAAGTTATAACGGAAAAGCGTTTGCAACCGACTGGCAAAGTGTTTCTGATGCATTGATAAGAAGTTTTGAGGGCAAGATCGTATCTATTAAGCAGATCGATTCTAAGGAGTGCCATGCGGTATTATCGCCTGCAACATCAGGAGATCAGGCTGTGAAGCTGGCGGAAGATATCGGTGATTTTTTAAACAATTATACCGGCGGCCATAGCGGTGAGAAACCTGTTGTATATGTAATTGTGAAAGACAAAGAGATCGCTGCGGCAAGGTTTTCACGGATGAAGTATATTGGAAAGCTGCAGTGATAAAAGTTGTTTTCCTGAGTTAATGGAGCCACCGAGCTGAATCTAACCGCTTACCTGCTTATTATGAATGAGTAAAGGAAGGGTTTGCTAATCTTTCCTGATTTCCCCGTCTGTCTACTATACAGTCCAGGAATAATCCATTATTCTGTTGTGGACTATCAGCCGTTCAGATATTCGAGGGCTTAAAAAAGTTCTTGCAATATAATGAGATATAGTGATAATAAGGGAATAGTTAGGATTTAAGAAGTTCTATTGTGAAGACGGGCTTAAATACTTATAAACTGATGGGGTAATATCATGAGGCATATGGTTCAGAGTTTAATAAGGGTAGGTCAGTTTATCATTAATTCTCAGAGTATAGAACTTCTGCGCTTCAGGAACCAAAGATGCAATTTCTTCATTATTGTTTTTCTTTTTTTGTTTCCGGTCGTTATATGTCCGGCTATGGCAGGGGCTGAGGCACAGCCATATGTCGTAAAGGATATAAACAGTTCCCCTCTTGATTCGTCTCCTGCAAATTTGACCAATGTTAACGGAGTGCTCTTTTTTAAGGCTTATGACTCAATGAATGGGTTTGAGCTGTGGAAGAGCAATGGCACTGAAGGAGTGACCGTGCTGGTGAAGGATATCAATCCAGGCGCAAGTGGTTCGTATCCGGAAAACCTTACCAATATCAATGGTGTACTGTATTTTACGGCTGATGACGGAACGAATGGGGATGAGCTGTGGAAGAGCGACGGGACTGAAGGAGGAACCGTGCTGGTGAAAGACATCAGGCTCGGTGCAGATAGTTCGGGTATCTCATATGTTACTGATGTAAATGGCGTTCTGTATTTTCAGGTTAATGACGGAACGCACGGGTATGAGCTTTGGAAGAGCGATGGCACAACAGCAGGGACCGTGCAGGTAAAGGATATTGACCCCGGCACAAATGGTTCGTATCCGATGTATATGATTAATTTCAACGGAGTGCTGTATTTTAATGCCAATGATGGATCTAATGGATTTGAATTATGGAAGAGCGACGGGACAGCAGCAGGGACCGTGTTGGTGAAGGACATTTATCCCGGCACAAGCGGTTCGTCTCCCGGATATATTACCAATGTCAACGGTGTGCTGTATTTTAATGCCAATGACGGAACTAACGGAACGGAACTGTGGAAGAGCAACGGGACAGCAGCAGGGACGGTGTTGGTTAATGACATCAATCCCGGAGCTATCGGTTCGTCTCCCGGATATATTACCAATATAAACGGAGTGCTGTATTTTACGGCCGATGACGGAACTAACGGAATTGAACTGTGGAAGAGTGATGGTACAGCAGGAGGGACCGTGTTGGTTAAGGACATCAATCCCGGTGCTATCGGTTCGTCAAGTGATTTCAATCTTGTATATCCGGTCAATGTCAATGGTGTGTTGTATTTTACGGCCGATGACGGAATGAATGGGTATGAGCTGTGGAAGAGCGATGGGACTTTCACGGCGGCGACAGGGGTTCAAATCCCCTTGGGGACGCCAGCAATATTAAGGGGTTACGGCAACGTAGCCCCTATTCTTTTTGCCTGCTGTCGTCATTTTGTCGTCACTTTTGCTTTCAAGGTACCTGGATCTATGGCCCTGATAGCATCCCGAAGATCATCTGTTGCAAGATGTGCGTATCGTTGTGTCATACGCTGGTCCTTATGTCCGCAAAGCCGGGAGATGCGGTATAGATCTACTCCGGCCCTTACTAGAGAAGTGGCAAACTCATGTCTCAGGTCATGGAATCGAAAATCCTCGATCCCTGCACGTTCGCAGGCCCTCCTGAATGCAATACCAACCTGCCCACTTGTGTAGGGTTTGCCATCTGCAGTACGGAAGATATACCCTTTACCATGTTTACGTATCCCTATGGCTTCCTTCATGATCTGCCTTACAGTACTTGTCATTGGAATAGAGACCGGCTCATCATTTTTTGTCTTAGGGATTACGATACAGTCCATGCCAACCTCTACTTCCTCTATTGTCATCATGAGGATATTACCCTGCCTGAGGCCGGTCTGTAAGGCTACCGTAATAATTGGCTTAAGCCATGGCGGAAGTGCCAGATAAAGGCTCTGCTCTTCCCCCGGTTTAAAGTAACGGGTTCGTTTGTTATCCCCGCTTAGAGTTCTGATAACTTTTTTAACAGGGTTTTTTGTGCAGATCTCCCACTCATCTATTGCGACACTGAATATCTTACTGAGTGACCAGAGTTCTTTTCTGAGTGTTGTGGGCAAGATAGTCTTTAGCCTTTTAGCCTTGTACCTGCTTAAGATAGCAGGAGTCACCTCGTCGATCAGCAGATTACCAAAATGGTTTTTAAAGTGCTTAGCTATCTGCTGGTAACGCTCCTTAGACCTTGGTGAGTATCCAGGTGCAACCTCATCTGCAAAGCGGTCACAGACCTCTTGCATGGTGATCTTTTCGGGTTTATCAAAGAACGTACCTTGTACTATCTCATCTTTTGCTTTCAGGAAGAGGTGTTCGGCAAGCCTCTTATTACC
This sequence is a window from Thermodesulfovibrionia bacterium. Protein-coding genes within it:
- a CDS encoding efflux RND transporter permease subunit produces the protein MLISDLSIKRPIFAAVIMLTLVVLGIFSYRQLSVEMYPNVEIPVVSIITKFPGASPESVERELTKKIEEAVNPIAGVKRVISYSREGVSTVVVEFRLEEKINEVAQEARAKINAVRGELPQGIEDPIIQKLDFNALPVISLAVRSSSLSNRDLTLLVEKKIKRRLETVSGVGKVYLVGSAKREVNVVIDPGRIESLGIGVDTVINGLRSENVNTPLGRLHRGNTEYPLRIAGKPDSVDQFRSMVIAERDGRPIRLGEVAEVVDGIEEERSLALVNGIPAVALDIQKQSGANMVEVVDAIIKRVAQLQPELPSGVTLDVVRDASTMTRDSLKDVQETMVIGGLLTILIVFCFINSWRSTVITGLTLPISVISSFIIMNALGMTLNIMTLMALSLAIGLLIDDAIVVRENIVRHLERGEDHFTAARNGTNEIGLAVFATTLSILAVFVPVAFMKGIVGRFFFSFGITVAFAVSVSLLVSFTLDPMLSSRWYDPSIHREGRRGFISRILDRFNDFFESMADRYRHLIAWALDHRKTVLISAFAAFVSGIMIFGMLESSFMTNFDKGEFQISFKTAPDASLEESRGRLNAMLTSLKDIPEVDHTYSTIGAGDSGTVQSGVVYIKLKERSERKRKQNAIQQDVRDRLQRIPGIKISIEEAGGVGSSIKPLVVNVRGEDIALLKKYSAKLKDKMYGIPGIVDIEATLESDIPEYRLTVDREKAVNAGIMTDRIVRTVSALVGGEAVTTYEDEDGDSVDVMVRLPEHLRQDPTQVQNLRFAVQRGNRPFALMPLSNIASYDVSNSPSEINRQALTREVVITANLDGVPIGTAMNKVQKASEGITMEPGYKIIFSGEAEDMAESFGYMGESLILAVLLVYLILAAQFESFLEPFAIMLSLPLSIVGMAGMLFMTGDTVNIMSLIGLIMLMGLVTKNAILLVDYAKVLRARGIERSEAVITAGRTRLRPILMTTLAMVFGMMPLAFALGSGSEMRAPMARAVIGGLLTSTVLTLLVVPVVYTVLDDFGVWIGKRFSSKKAVTI
- a CDS encoding efflux RND transporter periplasmic adaptor subunit; amino-acid sequence: MNRKILLFIILLSFISSSGCSSKNTENKNTDKDNRPAIAVETITVAASELTERIDVVGSLTPKYEAVVKSQIPGLISDVYVTEWVKVRKNEPLARIDLSETDALVKRAEASVESAKAGYLQAQVAAQRAEREKTRVQKLKEFGLATQQNYEDAVSEAEAANAGVEAARAQVSAAEGEMHSLQARLAKGLILSPMNGVVSLRDVNVGDLTSDTGAAKPLFKIVDNSILKLTVTVPSVNMAAIKAGDPLTFTVDALPGRIFSGKIMHINPSVDEADRSIKVTAEVINSSGELKTGLFAKGTIQTGVMRSVIQVPRSALTGLNVAGKKAGAYVIENDIAHYREIAIGVISGDQVEIISGLNSGEMLVVRGGFNLKDNDKVTISGGQEK
- a CDS encoding DUF3617 family protein, translating into MYYRIITVITAFSALLFFQPVSAMDMNEGMWEITTKMEMPGMPMEMPAMKHTQCLTIKDSVPQDKDPNAKDCKIEKTDVKGDTITWEVHCMSDGKPVKSTGRITYKGDTFDGETKMAMDGMNVTQKMKGRRIGDCK